A single genomic interval of Helianthus annuus cultivar XRQ/B chromosome 13, HanXRQr2.0-SUNRISE, whole genome shotgun sequence harbors:
- the LOC110902330 gene encoding uncharacterized protein LOC110902330 has product MAKLGELCGKIVSLRCQLPTEDLDALVTITCDEDLTNLIQEYDRTASLQSIKIRAFLSNPKKCSPAHSTASGSSTCGSSSSTGTPEASPKSPPLSVSNRCVYTSSKSPLNLPLCYNKSAGKVPCYAYRNSNRFCLVPNGSNWQ; this is encoded by the coding sequence ATGGCGAAACTCGGTGAATTGTGCGGGAAGATAGTGAGTTTGAGGTGTCAGTTGCCTACAGAAGATCTAGATGCTCTTGTTACCATAACATGTGATGAGGATTTGACGAATCTCATTCAGGAATATGATCGAACAGCTTCGCTGCAATCGATTAAAATCCGAGCATTTCTATCAAATCCGAAGAAATGCTCACCGGCTCATTCAACCGCTTCTGGGTCTAGTACTTGTGGATCTAGTTCCTCCACTGGTACACCCGAAGCATCACCGAAATCACCACCTCTGTCAGTCAGTAATCGGTGTGTGTATACGTCGTCAAAATCGCCTTTAAATCTTCCGTTGTGCTACAACAAATCAGCTGGAAAGGTTCCGTGCTACGCTTATCGAAATTCCAATAGGTTTTGCCTTGTTCCTAATGGGAGCAATTGGCAATAA
- the LOC110902331 gene encoding uncharacterized protein LOC110902331 produces MAKLGELCGKRVSLRCQLPTEDLDALVTITCDEDLTNLIQEYDRTASLQSIKIRAFLSNPKKCSPAHSTASGSGTCGSSSSTGTPEASPKSPPLSVSNRCVYTSSKSPLNLPLCYNKSAGKVPCYAYRNSNRFCLVPNGSNWQ; encoded by the coding sequence ATGGCGAAACTCGGTGAATTGTGCGGGAAGAGAGTGAGTTTGAGGTGTCAGTTGCCTACAGAAGATCTAGATGCTCTTGTTACCATAACATGTGATGAGGATTTGACGAATCTCATTCAGGAATATGATCGAACAGCTTCGCTGCAATCGATTAAAATCCGAGCATTTCTATCAAATCCGAAGAAATGCTCACCGGCTCATTCAACCGCTTCTGGGTCTGGTACTTGTGGATCTAGTTCCTCCACTGGTACACCCGAAGCATCACCGAAATCACCACCTCTGTCAGTCAGTAATCGGTGTGTGTATACGTCGTCAAAATCGCCTTTAAATCTTCCGTTGTGCTACAACAAATCAGCTGGAAAGGTTCCGTGCTACGCTTATCGAAATTCCAATAGGTTTTGCCTTGTTCCTAATGGGAGCAATTGGCAATAA